A DNA window from Chelativorans sp. AA-79 contains the following coding sequences:
- a CDS encoding SPW repeat protein — protein MQFIPTRIHGVLDYLVGILLIVAPWLLGFANGGAAQWVPVVLGLGVIVYSLLTNYELGVIRVISMPVHLALDVIGGIVLASSPWLFGFQDQIIWPHLVVGIIEVVTAASTDRQPGRPRA, from the coding sequence ATGCAATTTATCCCAACCCGTATTCATGGTGTTCTCGATTATCTCGTAGGGATACTGCTCATTGTGGCGCCCTGGCTGCTTGGATTTGCCAATGGCGGGGCGGCGCAATGGGTGCCCGTCGTCCTTGGACTGGGCGTGATCGTCTACAGTTTGCTGACCAACTACGAATTGGGTGTCATACGGGTTATTTCAATGCCCGTTCATCTGGCTTTGGATGTCATCGGCGGGATCGTTCTCGCTTCGTCGCCGTGGCTTTTCGGTTTCCAAGACCAAATCATCTGGCCTCATTTGGTGGTCGGCATCATCGAAGTGGTGACCGCAGCTTCAACTGATCGACAACCAGGCCGGCCGCGAGCTTAG
- a CDS encoding LuxR family transcriptional regulator: protein MAFYPSLRVEGDVMSRETKAMSEESDTRLDIARLSSAELAVAKIRDAFDLHHVTFHLGYTPIGPLDAPYVKSTYPAEWLTRYLIKRYLTIDPVVQEGFQRRVAFDWTEIEVAPDVLPFLEDALAHDVGLNGYSIPTVDGENRRSLTSITSNKNREEWDSFISANVDELQRLALELHRMAIAELFGTDHPFPRLTRREIECLALAARGNDGNVIAHLLGISESTVRSYLKSIRQKLSCASITEAVAKATQYRVILWSQIAETRQ, encoded by the coding sequence ATGGCATTTTATCCAAGTTTGAGAGTAGAGGGGGACGTGATGAGTAGAGAGACCAAGGCGATGAGCGAGGAATCCGACACCAGGCTGGACATCGCAAGGCTATCTTCCGCAGAACTCGCGGTCGCCAAGATCAGGGACGCATTCGACCTGCATCACGTCACCTTCCATCTCGGCTATACACCGATCGGCCCGCTCGACGCACCATATGTAAAGAGTACTTATCCCGCTGAATGGCTCACCCGGTACCTTATCAAAAGATATCTCACGATCGACCCGGTCGTTCAGGAAGGCTTTCAGCGTCGGGTGGCTTTTGACTGGACGGAGATTGAGGTAGCGCCGGACGTGCTTCCTTTCCTGGAGGACGCCCTGGCGCACGATGTCGGCCTCAACGGCTATTCCATTCCTACGGTTGACGGTGAGAACAGGCGCTCCCTGACGTCGATTACTTCCAACAAGAACCGAGAGGAGTGGGATAGCTTTATTTCCGCAAATGTCGACGAGCTTCAGAGACTCGCCCTCGAGCTCCATCGGATGGCCATTGCAGAGTTATTCGGGACGGACCACCCGTTTCCGCGCCTCACGCGCCGCGAGATCGAGTGCCTCGCGCTCGCCGCCAGAGGAAATGATGGCAATGTCATAGCTCATCTGCTGGGAATTTCGGAGTCCACCGTCCGCTCATATCTTAAATCGATCCGGCAAAAGCTCAGCTGCGCATCCATCACGGAGGCGGTTGCCAAAGCAACACAGTACCGTGTGATCCTGTGGTCTCAGATTGCCGAGACGCGGCAATGA
- a CDS encoding IS630 family transposase (programmed frameshift) → MARAYGEDLRMRVLDAAAAGASARSVAARFGVGVSTAIVWIRRARENGERSARRQGKPRGSRLDAHETFVVAMIEANKDVTLNEMVERLAAERSVCIGRSALSAWLRGRGWTFKKKSAHALEQDRPDVLKRRQDWFEGQLDLDPARLVFIDETGLSTKMARLRGRAPCGERCRAGMPHGHWKTTTFTGALRLSGMTAPFVYDGAMNGTVFLAYVEQVLVPTLRRGDVVIMDNLPAHKAAGVRDAIEQAGATLMFLPPYSPDFNPIENAFSKLKALLRAKAERTIKALWDTAGALLDQFTPAECANYFRAAGYDPD, encoded by the exons ATGGCTCGAGCTTACGGTGAGGATCTTCGGATGCGGGTTCTGGATGCTGCAGCGGCAGGCGCTTCGGCGCGCTCCGTCGCGGCACGGTTTGGCGTCGGCGTTTCGACGGCAATTGTCTGGATCAGGCGGGCGCGTGAGAACGGGGAACGCTCGGCGCGGCGTCAGGGCAAGCCGCGGGGCTCACGCCTGGATGCGCACGAGACGTTCGTTGTTGCCATGATCGAGGCGAACAAGGACGTGACGCTGAACGAGATGGTCGAGCGGCTCGCAGCCGAGCGCTCCGTGTGTATCGGCCGCAGTGCCCTGAGCGCCTGGCTGCGCGGGCGGGGCTGGACGTTCAA AAAAAAGTCCGCGCATGCATTGGAGCAGGACCGTCCTGATGTCCTGAAGCGCCGGCAGGATTGGTTCGAAGGCCAACTCGACCTCGACCCTGCCAGGCTTGTCTTCATCGATGAGACCGGCCTGTCCACCAAGATGGCCCGCCTGCGGGGTCGCGCGCCATGCGGCGAACGCTGCCGAGCCGGCATGCCGCATGGGCACTGGAAAACCACCACCTTCACCGGCGCACTGCGCCTGTCCGGCATGACCGCGCCCTTCGTCTACGATGGCGCCATGAATGGCACCGTCTTCCTCGCTTATGTCGAGCAGGTCCTGGTCCCCACCCTGAGGCGCGGCGATGTCGTCATCATGGACAACTTGCCGGCACACAAGGCAGCAGGCGTCCGCGACGCGATCGAGCAAGCCGGTGCAACCCTCATGTTCCTGCCGCCCTATAGCCCGGACTTCAACCCCATCGAGAATGCCTTCTCAAAGCTCAAAGCGCTCCTGCGGGCAAAAGCCGAGCGCACCATCAAAGCGCTCTGGGATACCGCTGGCGCACTCCTCGACCAGTTCACTCCCGCAGAATGCGCAAACTACTTCAGGGCTGCTGGATATGACCCGGATTAA
- a CDS encoding DUF2231 domain-containing protein, whose protein sequence is MTDRELLGIASTAKLGGHPIHPMLIPFPIALFTAVFASDLAFWATADTFWADASLWLLGAGLVMSAAAAVAGFTDFLGNPRVRAISDAWHHMIGNVVAVTLASVSFIFRIATGADWAVPWGLALSAIVFLLLVFTGWKGGALVYQHRVGVHPEAEFEDRIT, encoded by the coding sequence ATGACGGATCGTGAACTTCTGGGCATCGCCAGCACAGCCAAACTGGGCGGCCATCCCATTCATCCAATGCTGATTCCATTTCCCATCGCTCTGTTCACCGCGGTTTTCGCGAGCGATCTCGCATTTTGGGCCACGGCAGACACCTTTTGGGCGGATGCGTCATTGTGGCTTCTTGGAGCGGGCCTCGTGATGAGTGCCGCAGCTGCGGTCGCAGGGTTCACTGATTTTCTCGGCAATCCTCGTGTCCGCGCGATCAGCGATGCCTGGCACCATATGATCGGTAATGTCGTGGCCGTTACGTTGGCGTCGGTCAGCTTTATCTTCAGGATCGCAACCGGCGCGGATTGGGCTGTACCATGGGGCTTGGCGCTCTCGGCAATCGTTTTTCTCCTGCTTGTCTTCACAGGCTGGAAGGGCGGAGCGCTGGTTTATCAACACAGGGTGGGCGTACATCCTGAAGCGGAGTTCGAGGATCGTATAACGTAA
- a CDS encoding YetF domain-containing protein: MVDPIFFESWAGLLRTLFVGSTAYILLILLLRASGKRTLSKMNAFDLIITVALGSTLATVLLDKNVPLAEGITALALLIYLQWAITWGSVRSDRFQEVVKAEPTLLVKDGRYLEQAMRRQRVSEEEILAAVRQSGKADMSAIDMVVLETDGSLSVIPR, from the coding sequence ATGGTAGATCCTATCTTCTTTGAAAGCTGGGCAGGTCTCCTTCGAACGCTGTTCGTCGGCTCCACCGCCTACATCCTGCTGATCCTGTTGCTCAGGGCATCCGGCAAGCGCACCTTGAGCAAGATGAACGCGTTCGACCTCATCATCACCGTTGCTCTCGGCTCGACGCTTGCGACGGTTCTGCTCGACAAGAATGTTCCCCTGGCCGAAGGCATCACGGCTCTGGCACTGCTTATCTACCTTCAATGGGCCATCACCTGGGGCTCCGTCCGCTCCGATCGGTTCCAGGAGGTGGTCAAGGCCGAGCCGACGCTTCTCGTCAAGGACGGCCGCTATCTCGAACAGGCCATGCGTCGTCAACGCGTGAGCGAGGAGGAAATACTGGCCGCAGTCAGGCAAAGCGGGAAGGCGGATATGTCTGCGATCGATATGGTGGTCCTGGAGACCGACGGCAGCCTCAGCGTCATTCCACGCTAG
- the ligD gene encoding DNA ligase D produces the protein MALAAYRKKRNFAATPEPAGKEKRSPRGDSFVIQKHAARRLHYDFRIEMDGVLKSWAVTRGPSLVPGEKRLAVHVEDHPLDYGDFEGTIPKGEYGGGAVIVWDRGRWSPVGDARKGYAKGHFELELHGEKLNGRWHLVRMAKKPREKKENWLLIKGDDEFARTEADPDILEERPESVKTGRVIAEVEGEAPGWSSKTGRIEKPAEETPAPGKSPLPKRAKKAGYPGFIEPTLATLRPTPPPGAKWLHEIKYDGYRLQAHIRSGKTRLLTRSGLDWTEKFGRAITGALGGLPVKQAILDGELIVEGAGGASDFSALQAALSEGRTDRMVFCLFDLLYVDGHDLRPVPLIERKAALEKLLQGAPPVLRYSEHFEEDGELVFRHACRLSLEGIVSKAGDAPYRSGRVKDWIKSKCSMRQEFVVAGFVPSSTFDRAIGSLVLGYYEEGRLMHAGRVGTGFSHVVAQDLFKRLDKSRISKSPFAKKLTAEEARGAKFVRPELVAEVEFRTWTAENLIRHAAFRGLREDRDPKEVVRETGGSKPAGQPAPAFRLTHADRLYWRDAGVTKQGLADYYAEVWPRMGPFIVNRPLALVRCPDGIGGQCFFQKHAWRGQSNEIMKAVDPQDDEPVIAIDGLPGLVGLVQGGTLEIHPWGSQLDDLEHPDLINMDLDPGPGVAWDKVIEAAREVRERLARAGLESFVKTSGGKGLHVVAPLKPRADWTEVKAFAKGIADAMASDSPERFVATVTKAKRKGKILIDYLRNGRGATAVAPYSTRARPGAAVSLPLSWDELTPAITADYFTVMNAPTRLAAVDKDPWEDFRRAAVPLGKKTKRAA, from the coding sequence ATGGCGCTTGCCGCCTACCGGAAGAAGCGCAATTTCGCCGCCACGCCCGAACCGGCCGGCAAGGAGAAGCGTTCGCCGCGCGGCGACAGCTTCGTCATCCAGAAACACGCGGCACGCCGCCTGCATTACGATTTCCGCATCGAGATGGACGGGGTGCTGAAAAGTTGGGCCGTGACGCGCGGCCCGAGCCTCGTGCCCGGCGAGAAGCGCCTCGCCGTCCATGTCGAGGACCACCCGCTCGACTACGGCGATTTCGAGGGCACGATCCCAAAGGGCGAGTACGGCGGCGGCGCGGTGATCGTATGGGACCGCGGCCGCTGGTCCCCGGTCGGCGACGCTAGGAAGGGCTATGCGAAGGGCCATTTCGAGCTCGAACTGCATGGCGAGAAGCTCAACGGCCGCTGGCATCTCGTGCGCATGGCCAAGAAACCCCGCGAGAAAAAGGAGAACTGGCTGCTGATCAAGGGCGACGACGAGTTCGCCCGCACCGAGGCGGACCCGGACATTCTCGAGGAGCGGCCGGAATCGGTGAAGACGGGGCGGGTGATCGCGGAGGTAGAAGGGGAGGCGCCGGGCTGGTCGTCCAAGACCGGGCGCATCGAGAAGCCGGCCGAGGAGACGCCGGCGCCGGGAAAATCTCCACTCCCCAAGCGGGCGAAGAAGGCCGGCTATCCCGGGTTCATCGAGCCGACGCTTGCCACGTTGCGCCCGACGCCGCCGCCCGGCGCCAAATGGCTGCATGAGATCAAATATGACGGTTACCGCCTCCAGGCCCATATCCGCAGCGGCAAGACGCGGCTTCTGACGCGCAGCGGCCTCGACTGGACCGAGAAGTTCGGACGGGCGATCACAGGCGCGCTGGGCGGATTGCCGGTGAAGCAGGCGATCCTGGACGGCGAACTGATCGTCGAAGGCGCGGGAGGCGCCTCGGATTTCTCCGCGCTTCAGGCGGCACTTTCGGAGGGGCGCACGGACCGCATGGTGTTCTGCCTCTTCGACCTTCTTTATGTCGACGGCCATGACCTCCGGCCCGTGCCCCTGATCGAGCGAAAGGCAGCGCTTGAGAAACTGCTGCAAGGCGCGCCGCCCGTGCTGCGCTACAGCGAGCATTTCGAGGAGGACGGCGAGCTCGTCTTCCGCCATGCCTGCCGGCTGAGCCTCGAGGGCATCGTCTCCAAGGCCGGCGACGCACCCTACCGCTCCGGCCGCGTCAAGGACTGGATCAAGTCGAAATGCTCCATGCGGCAGGAATTCGTCGTCGCGGGTTTCGTGCCGTCCTCCACCTTCGACCGGGCGATCGGCTCGCTGGTGCTGGGATACTATGAGGAGGGCCGCCTCATGCACGCCGGTCGCGTCGGCACCGGTTTCAGCCATGTCGTGGCGCAGGATTTGTTTAAACGTCTAGACAAATCGCGGATTTCCAAAAGCCCCTTTGCGAAGAAATTGACCGCGGAGGAGGCGCGCGGCGCGAAATTCGTGCGGCCCGAGCTGGTTGCGGAGGTGGAGTTCCGGACCTGGACGGCCGAGAACCTGATCAGGCACGCCGCCTTCCGGGGCTTGCGGGAGGACAGGGATCCGAAGGAGGTCGTCCGCGAGACGGGCGGCAGCAAGCCCGCCGGGCAGCCCGCGCCGGCCTTCCGGCTCACCCATGCCGACCGGCTCTACTGGCGGGATGCAGGCGTGACCAAGCAGGGCCTCGCCGACTATTACGCCGAGGTGTGGCCGCGCATGGGCCCCTTCATCGTCAACCGGCCGCTTGCCCTGGTGCGCTGCCCGGACGGCATCGGCGGCCAGTGCTTTTTCCAGAAGCACGCCTGGCGCGGCCAGTCGAACGAGATCATGAAGGCGGTCGATCCGCAGGACGACGAGCCGGTGATCGCCATCGACGGACTCCCCGGCCTGGTGGGGCTGGTGCAGGGCGGCACGCTGGAAATCCATCCATGGGGATCGCAGCTCGACGACCTGGAGCATCCGGACCTCATCAATATGGATCTCGACCCCGGGCCGGGGGTGGCCTGGGACAAGGTGATCGAGGCCGCGCGCGAGGTGCGCGAGAGACTGGCGCGGGCGGGGCTGGAAAGCTTCGTGAAAACCTCCGGCGGAAAAGGCCTGCACGTGGTGGCGCCACTGAAACCACGCGCGGACTGGACGGAAGTGAAGGCCTTCGCCAAGGGGATCGCCGATGCGATGGCGTCCGACAGTCCGGAGCGCTTCGTGGCCACGGTGACCAAGGCCAAGCGCAAGGGCAAGATCCTGATAGACTATCTGCGCAACGGCAGGGGCGCCACGGCGGTGGCGCCCTATTCGACGCGCGCCAGGCCCGGCGCGGCGGTCTCCCTGCCGCTTTCCTGGGACGAACTGACCCCCGCCATCACCGCCGACTACTTCACGGTCATGAACGCGCCGACGCGCCTGGCCGCGGTGGACAAGGATCCATGGGAGGATTTCCGGAGGGCGGCCGTTCCGCTCGGCAAGAAAACGAAGCGCGCAGCGTGA
- a CDS encoding cytochrome c biogenesis protein CcdA translates to MAIDIGYTSALFAGALSFLSPCVLPLVPPYLCYMAGVTVEDFRRPAGAAGARLPLLAAALAFVLGFSTVFVALGAGASTIGGLLRAWQQELAVAAGIVIILMGLNFLGILRIPLLSREARLHAEAKPANLGAAYLMGLAFAFGWTPCIGPVLGPILTLAGGRETVGEGALMLAVYSAGLGIPFLVAAFFSDAFMRFLQRFRMHLGRVEKVIGGLLVLAGVLFLTGGMQSMAFWLLETFPALGTLG, encoded by the coding sequence ATGGCGATCGATATCGGCTATACAAGCGCCCTTTTCGCGGGAGCCCTGTCGTTCCTGTCGCCTTGCGTTCTGCCGCTCGTGCCGCCTTATCTCTGCTACATGGCGGGCGTGACGGTGGAGGATTTCCGCCGGCCGGCAGGCGCTGCAGGCGCGCGCTTGCCTCTTCTCGCCGCCGCGCTGGCCTTCGTGCTCGGCTTTTCCACCGTGTTCGTGGCGCTGGGGGCCGGCGCTTCCACGATCGGCGGTCTCCTGCGCGCCTGGCAGCAGGAACTGGCCGTGGCCGCGGGAATCGTCATCATCCTGATGGGCCTCAACTTTCTCGGCATCTTGCGCATCCCGCTCCTTTCGCGCGAGGCTCGGCTTCACGCCGAAGCCAAACCCGCCAATCTCGGCGCCGCTTACCTGATGGGCCTTGCCTTCGCCTTCGGCTGGACGCCCTGCATCGGGCCCGTGCTGGGACCGATCCTGACACTTGCCGGCGGCCGCGAGACAGTGGGCGAGGGGGCGTTGATGCTCGCCGTCTATTCCGCTGGGCTCGGCATCCCCTTCCTCGTGGCGGCATTCTTTTCCGACGCCTTCATGCGCTTCCTGCAGCGCTTCCGCATGCATCTGGGGCGCGTCGAGAAGGTGATCGGCGGGCTCCTGGTGCTTGCCGGCGTGCTCTTCCTCACCGGCGGCATGCAGAGCATGGCCTTCTGGCTGCTCGAGACCTTCCCGGCGCTCGGAACTCTCGGCTGA
- the glmU gene encoding bifunctional UDP-N-acetylglucosamine diphosphorylase/glucosamine-1-phosphate N-acetyltransferase GlmU, producing the protein MTHRTCLAVILAAGEGTRMKSAWPKVLHKIGGLEMVGHVTSAASAAGADGLALVVGNGAEQVRDFIESRPVNGTRPDIFVQAERLGTAHAVLAAREAIARGYDDVLVVFGDHPLLDPAVLLDARTRLAEGAAVAVLGFRPPVPTGYGRLIEEGGRLVAIREEKDCSEEEKKIAFCNSGVMAIAGKHALALLDEVGDDNAKGEFYLTDIVGIANRQGLLVVAGEAGNESAMGINNRVELAEAEAVWQRRMRKEAMLSGVTLIAPETVFFSHDTEIGPDTVVEPNVWFGPGVRIAAGVRIHAFSHLEGAAVESGATVGPFARLRPGAEILQKAKIGNFCEVKNSRIESGAKVPHLSYIGDATVGAGANIGAGTITCNYDGFNKHRTEIGAGAFIGTNSALVAPITIGAGAYVASGSVLTEDLAADALAFGRARQASYEGRGKALREKLAAEKAAKQAKG; encoded by the coding sequence ATGACCCATCGCACCTGTCTCGCCGTCATCCTCGCCGCAGGCGAGGGCACACGCATGAAGAGCGCCTGGCCCAAGGTGCTGCACAAGATCGGCGGGCTGGAGATGGTGGGCCACGTGACGTCCGCCGCATCGGCCGCCGGAGCGGACGGGCTGGCCTTGGTCGTCGGCAACGGGGCGGAGCAGGTCCGGGACTTCATCGAGAGCCGCCCGGTGAACGGAACGCGGCCCGACATCTTCGTCCAGGCGGAGCGTCTCGGCACGGCGCATGCCGTCCTGGCCGCCCGCGAGGCGATCGCCCGCGGATATGACGACGTGCTCGTCGTCTTCGGCGATCACCCGTTGCTCGACCCGGCGGTGCTCCTCGACGCTCGCACGAGGCTCGCCGAGGGTGCGGCGGTCGCCGTGCTCGGTTTCCGGCCGCCGGTTCCGACCGGCTATGGACGGCTGATCGAGGAGGGAGGGCGCCTTGTCGCGATCCGCGAGGAGAAGGACTGCTCCGAGGAAGAGAAGAAGATCGCCTTCTGCAACAGCGGCGTGATGGCCATCGCCGGAAAGCATGCGCTCGCCCTGCTGGACGAGGTCGGCGACGACAATGCCAAGGGCGAATTCTACCTGACGGACATCGTCGGGATCGCCAACCGGCAGGGCCTTCTGGTCGTCGCCGGCGAAGCCGGAAACGAAAGCGCGATGGGCATCAACAACCGGGTAGAACTCGCCGAGGCCGAGGCCGTGTGGCAGCGGCGGATGCGGAAGGAGGCGATGCTTTCCGGCGTCACGCTGATCGCGCCCGAGACGGTCTTCTTCTCCCACGATACGGAGATCGGGCCGGACACGGTTGTTGAGCCGAATGTCTGGTTCGGTCCGGGTGTCCGAATTGCGGCCGGCGTGCGCATCCACGCCTTCTCGCATCTGGAAGGCGCGGCGGTGGAGAGTGGCGCGACGGTCGGCCCCTTCGCCCGGCTGCGGCCGGGAGCGGAGATCCTTCAGAAGGCCAAGATCGGCAATTTCTGCGAAGTGAAGAATTCGCGCATCGAGTCCGGCGCGAAGGTTCCGCACCTTTCCTATATCGGCGACGCCACGGTGGGCGCGGGGGCCAATATCGGCGCGGGCACGATCACCTGCAACTATGACGGCTTCAACAAGCACCGCACCGAGATCGGCGCCGGTGCCTTCATCGGCACCAATTCCGCGCTGGTGGCGCCGATCACGATCGGCGCCGGCGCCTATGTCGCCTCGGGCAGCGTTCTGACCGAGGACCTGGCCGCGGATGCGCTCGCCTTCGGCCGCGCCCGCCAGGCAAGCTATGAAGGGCGCGGCAAGGCGCTGCGTGAAAAGCTTGCTGCGGAGAAGGCGGCCAAGCAGGCGAAGGGCTGA
- a CDS encoding Ku protein, whose amino-acid sequence MSLAPRASWKGFLKISELAFPVGLYAGATTSSRVSFHILNRKTGHRVRRQYFDEETEEPVESEQQVKGYETGDDQYIILEPDEIAETVPESDKTIRIEAFIPCDGIDTVYFDRPYYLAPSGTVAADSFAVIREGMRRKKVAALARAVLFRRVRTLLMRPEGPGLVANTLNFDYEVRPASEVFDDLPDIDIEGEMLDLAKYIINTKSGEFDPRAFDDRYDQALAELVRAKMEGREIKLPKPPKETKVVNLLDALKKSAEAGGKAPKKARAGTRKKSAPAQRRKAG is encoded by the coding sequence ATCAGTTTGGCGCCGCGTGCTTCCTGGAAGGGCTTCTTGAAGATTTCGGAACTGGCCTTTCCGGTCGGGCTGTACGCCGGGGCCACCACCTCCAGCCGTGTGTCCTTCCACATCCTCAACCGCAAGACCGGCCACCGGGTCCGCAGGCAGTATTTCGACGAGGAGACGGAGGAACCGGTCGAGTCCGAGCAGCAGGTGAAGGGCTACGAGACGGGCGACGACCAATATATCATCCTGGAGCCGGACGAGATCGCCGAGACCGTTCCCGAAAGCGACAAGACCATCCGCATCGAGGCCTTCATTCCCTGCGACGGCATCGATACGGTCTATTTCGACCGCCCCTATTACCTGGCGCCTTCGGGTACGGTGGCGGCCGATTCCTTCGCGGTGATCCGCGAGGGGATGCGGCGCAAGAAGGTGGCGGCACTCGCCCGCGCGGTGCTTTTCCGGCGCGTGCGCACGCTCCTCATGCGGCCGGAAGGCCCGGGGCTGGTGGCGAACACGCTCAATTTCGACTACGAGGTCCGCCCGGCCTCGGAGGTCTTCGACGATCTCCCGGACATCGATATCGAGGGCGAGATGCTCGATCTCGCCAAATACATCATCAACACCAAGAGCGGCGAATTCGATCCGCGCGCCTTCGACGACCGCTACGACCAGGCGCTGGCCGAGCTCGTGCGGGCCAAGATGGAAGGCCGCGAGATCAAGCTGCCGAAGCCGCCCAAGGAGACCAAGGTGGTCAATCTCCTCGATGCGCTGAAGAAGAGCGCGGAGGCGGGCGGCAAGGCGCCGAAGAAGGCGCGCGCCGGCACGCGCAAGAAGAGCGCGCCCGCCCAGCGCCGCAAGGCCGGGTGA
- a CDS encoding amidohydrolase family protein: MQLRLGSKYQSLVHGVACDCHTPAFARVNRRLTTGMSRRSVLRGISAALAASSLGPAAAFAQEPDKPVLFTNVRIFDGQSAKLIEGSNLRISGNKIEALVPAGEDATDVEVVDCGGRVLMPGMIDAHWHTLMAAIPEVLALTADVPYIHLVAAEEAGRTLMRGFTTVRDVGGPSFSLKRAIDEGKFPGPRIFPSGAMISQTSGHGDFRMRYEVPRSSSNDLSHPEAAGISAIADGVPEVLRRVREQLLLGASQIKIMTGGGVSSTYDPIHVNQFTAEEIRAAVDAASDWGTYVCTHVYTPEGIQRALENGVKCIEHGQLADEDTVKMIADEGAWWSLQPFLADEDANPKADPIQRQQQQEIAEGTIRAYELGKTHNVNMAWGTDILFNPKGPPTQGKQLAKLSRWFDNVDVLRMATGRNGELLAMAGERNPYRAKVGVIEPGALADVLVIEGNPLDDIWLVADPESNMKLIMKNGQVHKNTLSLS; encoded by the coding sequence ATGCAACTTCGCCTCGGCAGCAAGTATCAAAGTCTGGTTCACGGCGTCGCATGCGACTGCCACACGCCGGCCTTTGCCAGGGTCAACCGACGCCTCACCACAGGGATGTCGCGCCGCTCGGTCCTGCGGGGCATCTCCGCCGCCCTGGCCGCCTCCTCGCTGGGACCTGCTGCCGCCTTTGCCCAGGAGCCGGACAAGCCGGTTCTCTTCACCAATGTGCGCATCTTCGACGGGCAGTCAGCCAAGCTCATCGAGGGGTCGAACCTGCGCATTTCCGGCAACAAGATCGAGGCGCTCGTCCCGGCCGGCGAGGATGCCACCGACGTGGAGGTGGTCGACTGCGGCGGACGGGTGCTGATGCCGGGCATGATCGATGCCCACTGGCACACGCTCATGGCGGCGATTCCCGAGGTGCTGGCGCTGACCGCGGACGTGCCCTACATCCATCTCGTCGCCGCCGAGGAGGCCGGCAGGACCCTGATGCGCGGATTCACCACGGTACGCGACGTCGGCGGGCCGTCCTTCTCCCTCAAGCGCGCGATCGACGAGGGTAAGTTCCCGGGCCCGCGGATATTCCCTTCGGGCGCAATGATCTCGCAGACTTCCGGCCACGGCGATTTCCGCATGCGCTATGAGGTGCCGCGCTCTTCAAGCAACGACCTCAGCCATCCCGAGGCAGCCGGCATCTCGGCGATCGCCGATGGTGTTCCCGAGGTACTCCGCCGCGTGCGCGAACAGCTCCTGCTGGGTGCGAGCCAGATCAAGATCATGACCGGCGGTGGGGTCTCGTCCACTTACGATCCGATCCACGTCAACCAGTTCACGGCCGAGGAGATCCGCGCCGCCGTGGACGCGGCATCGGATTGGGGCACCTATGTCTGCACCCATGTCTACACGCCCGAAGGCATCCAGAGGGCTTTGGAAAACGGCGTCAAGTGCATCGAGCACGGACAGCTTGCCGACGAGGACACGGTCAAGATGATCGCCGACGAAGGCGCGTGGTGGAGCTTGCAGCCCTTTCTCGCCGATGAGGACGCCAATCCCAAGGCCGATCCGATACAGAGGCAGCAGCAGCAGGAGATCGCCGAGGGCACCATCCGCGCCTACGAGCTCGGCAAGACGCACAACGTCAACATGGCTTGGGGAACCGACATCCTGTTCAACCCGAAAGGGCCCCCCACGCAAGGAAAGCAACTCGCCAAGCTCTCTCGCTGGTTTGACAATGTCGACGTGCTGCGCATGGCCACTGGTCGCAATGGAGAGCTTCTTGCCATGGCAGGCGAAAGGAACCCCTATCGGGCCAAGGTGGGTGTGATCGAGCCAGGCGCACTCGCCGATGTGCTCGTCATCGAAGGCAACCCGCTCGACGACATCTGGCTCGTCGCCGATCCCGAATCGAATATGAAGCTCATCATGAAGAACGGGCAAGTTCACAAGAACACATTATCGTTGAGCTGA
- a CDS encoding acyl-homoserine-lactone synthase, giving the protein MFTTIEPAHYGQRKNIVGEMFRLRKQVFHDMLEWDVPIQGEHERDCYDDLGPVYLVWCDPEWTTLYASLRLMPTTGPTLLRDVFRNTIPDIAALSSPSIWEATRSCVHAANLARDFPGVVPGTAFGLLLLATVECGLSYGIETIVANYEPRLKRVYKRAGASFDELGRADGFGKRPVCCGAFEISRHVAATMRRRLGIYEHIFSRPYPVPQPIAA; this is encoded by the coding sequence ATGTTTACGACCATAGAACCGGCGCACTACGGCCAGCGCAAAAACATCGTGGGCGAGATGTTCAGGCTTAGGAAGCAGGTCTTTCATGACATGCTTGAATGGGATGTGCCCATCCAGGGAGAACACGAGCGGGATTGCTACGACGATCTCGGCCCCGTTTACCTGGTGTGGTGTGATCCTGAATGGACGACGCTCTATGCTTCGCTACGGCTGATGCCCACGACCGGCCCTACCCTCCTGAGGGACGTATTCCGGAACACGATACCAGACATCGCCGCGTTGTCCTCGCCGAGTATTTGGGAGGCCACTCGGTCGTGCGTTCATGCCGCCAATCTGGCGCGAGACTTTCCGGGGGTAGTTCCCGGCACAGCTTTCGGGCTGCTCCTGCTCGCGACCGTCGAATGCGGTCTCTCCTACGGGATCGAAACCATCGTGGCCAATTATGAGCCGCGTCTGAAACGTGTCTACAAGCGCGCCGGGGCCTCATTCGACGAGCTCGGCCGAGCTGACGGCTTCGGCAAGCGGCCGGTCTGCTGCGGCGCGTTCGAGATATCGAGGCACGTCGCCGCCACGATGCGCAGGAGATTGGGGATCTATGAGCACATCTTCTCGCGTCCCTATCCCGTCCCGCAGCCGATCGCAGCCTGA